AAGGAAAGAATTCTGGCCGATATTTCCGGTGATAATTATTCCTTCAACCAGGGAAGTTATGATTTTACCCGGATTAACGGATCGGAAAGCAATACAAGTGTCCAGGGATCTCAGGATCGTACTATTCCAGATAGCGAGGATATGAATGCATCAACCTTTCTGGATCAGGCCAATGATTATTACAACTACAGGGTTGCCATTCATCCCGATTCATTGAAAGCAGGTGTCGGTTACGTTGTCTCAGGAAATGAATCCAGTAAATGGTATCAGGTTCGGATTCCCCTTACAGAATTCAGAAAAAAGGTGGGAACCATTGAAAACCTCGGTGATATCCGTTATATGAGAATCTGGCTGGGCGGATTCGAAAATCCGGTATATATGCAATTTGCCACCATCGATTTTGTCGGGAATCAGTGGCTGATCACAAAAAATGAAAAAAATCAACGTGATAGTGTCCTCTCTGTTGCTGTAATCAACATCGAAGAAAATCCGGATAAATATAATTCACCTCCGGGAATTCAGCGGGAAAAAGACCGGACCCGTCCTGATGAAAATATTCAGTTAAATGAGCAGTCTCTTGAGATCTCAGCATTTCGTCTGGAAGATGGAATGGAACGTTCCATTCAGAGGAATATCGGTGGAAACACCGGAATGAACATTACCAATTACAAACGGTTAAAGATGTTTGTTCATGGCCCCGATGAAAACCCGACAGGGTCTGATACTCCCGTTTTATTCGTGGATACAACAAATTACGATGCCGAAGTGTTCATTCGGTTTGGATCAGACTCGAGAAGCTACTATGAGGTTGCACTTCCCCTTCATCCCGACAAGAGAAAAGGAGCAAGCGGACCTGCTACCTGGAGTCCGGAGAACACCTTCGATATTGATCTTGCCGCGCTTACTGCATTAAAAACCAGAAAAATTGCCGGAAGGGATAGTCTGATCGTCAGAAACCCGATTGGCTATCCGGCTGGTACAAGAATTTTGCTGAGAGGAACGCCAACCCTCACCCAGATCAAACAAATCAATATTGGTCTCAGGAATCCGGCAGGTAAAGGGTCGGCCTTGCCCTTGAATTTTTCGATCTGGGTGAATGAATTGCGGGTATCGGGTTACCGGGAAGAAACAGGTTGGGCAGCCAAGACTGCGCTTGGTGTCAAATTGGCTGATATCGGAACGGTGAATTTCTCCATTGAGCGCACCGATGCAGAGTTTCGTCGGGTGACCGAATCGATCAGTAACAACAAAGAGACCAGGACCAGTTGGTCAGTCGGTGCACAATTCGGGTTGGAAAAATTCCTGAATAATAATCAGGATGTGACCATCCCGCTCAGCATCAGACATTCCGAATCGGTTTCAGAACCAAAATTTCTGGCCGGTTCAGATATTCAGCTGAGCGAAGCTGCCAAACTGGATTCAAATGGGGCCCGGCTGATTGACCGTAATCGTACGGTCAGTGTTTCGAATGAGATTTCACTGAATGGAATAAAAAAGGTCAAACCTTCCGAAAATCCGTTGCTCCAGGCGACCATAGATAAAATCACCCTGGACTTTTCATACTCTAACGATTATTCCCGTTCACCACAGGAGGATTGGAGGCGGTCCTGGGACTGGAGATCGCGTGTGGATTACAGTTACCGGTTCGCACAGGATTTATACTGGGAACCATTTGCACCCTTAGAAGACCTGATGGGCAAAGATTATTTTCTTCTTGATGATGAAACGATAAAAACCTGGGCTGGTACCCGGATTTTTCTGAAGCCACAATCGATTGGTTTTGGTATGAGCATCAGTCGTTCAAGATCTCAGGTGAAATCAAGGGTGAAAGGAAAACCCGATGAACCCAGTTTGCAGTTTACCGCCAATCATTCTTTTAATCTGGCATTTCCCTTCACTCAGGATCTGACTTTTTCAATGTCGGGAAATACAGCTTCCACACTGCAGGATTTGTTAGTGGATACTGAAAATCAGGAACGGCCTGAAAGTGAAATTGTGGGGGATCTTTTTTCACGGATGGCCCGGCTTGATCTGGGGCGTGATTTGTCTTACACACAAAGCATCGGTCTCGGTTATAAAATTCCGGTGATTCGATGGGCCAACCTGACAACCTCTTATTCATCCCAGTACTCCTGGCGAAATCCCAACGCGAGTGCACGCGGGACGAGTACCAATTTAGGAAATTCTGCTGGTTGGGCCACTTCCTTTTCGCTGAGATCAAATATTGATCTCCGATCTCTCCTGTCGTCATCAGATGGTCCTGTTAAAGCAGGAAAGGAAGTGAAACGGGATTCTCTGGCAGCACATGAAAAATTGTGGAGTGATATTCAATCCATTGGTAAAATGTTCCTTGCTCTGGATGCAATCGGAATCAACTTCAGTCAGCAAAACAGTTTTACAACCAACGGACTGGCCGGACAGTCTGGATTTCTGAATTTTTATCCATTTAATGCAGACTGGTGGCCAGACGGATTTGGCTTTTATAAACCAAATGTGATCCGTGGCCCGGGGCTTGCATTTCAGTTGGGTTTGTCAAAGGATGCTGGTCCAAGACTGAGATATTTGGAAGGGTCATCAATCAAAGTCAATCCAACCGAAAATTTCTCTCAGTCCAATTCTCTGGATTGGCGTACCGGATTCCAGCCATTCGAAAATGTTAAAACAGAATTGTCATGGAAAGTGACCTGGAATTACTCGCAGGAAGCAAAATTGAATGCGTCCACATTCAATACAGAGCAGCTTACCAAGAAGGGAGGATTCACCCGTTCATTTATTTCCATTTTCGGAGATTTTAAAAGTATCCAGAAAAACATTCCGACCAACAAGGAAACCGGAAATTACATCACAGGAAACAACGAGATGGTGGCGGCCTTCCGCGATGGATTGGAATTATTTGGTTTGTCTGAGAAAATCACCAATGTAATGGGTCTTGGTATTTTTACAATACCGGGTGAATGGCAGGATCTGATTCCATTGCCGAACTGGACCATCAGTGTGACGGGTCTGGAAAAGTTTCCCTTGTGGTCCTCCTTTTTCAGGACGGTGACAATGAATCACTCGTACTCCGGTGACTATCAGACCAGTTACGGAATCCGACAGGATGCAGGAAAACCGTATGTGAATCCAAACAGTCCCTTAGATACCCTGTTTGTTCCAAGGAAGGAATTTCAGTCACCGCGTGTTTCTGAACGATTTGCACCGCTGGTCGGATTTACCTTCGCGTTCAACAAACCACTGACGGCCAGACTCAATTTTAATATGGCAAGGAATATTTCACTTTCCACCGTCAACTATCAGCTTAATACACAGAACACGCGTGAGCTTTCAGGATCCTTGTCTTACAGTCAGAGTGGTTCCACATTGCTTAATTTCTGGCCGTTTAACGGAAATACCCTGAAGAATGACATTGATTTGTCCATGACCGGGTCTTATGCTGTTGATGAAACGGTGATCGAACCGCTGACAGCCGATCAGGCCTCGGCGGCACCTCCCAGCGGAACCACACGGATTACCATTGAACCGAGGGTGGGATATGCAATTTCATCACGGGTGAATGCATCGGCCTTCTGGCGATACACCAATTCTAAACCCATTTCGGGATCGCTATCCTCTCCGGAAATCTCCGCTTCGGAAATCGGTGTGAATATTCACATCAGTATTCAATAATCAATCAGAAAAACTGTTTTCCAAATGGAAGACTGATGGTAAAGCAGGCGCCCTCTCCCGGTTTGCTCTCCAGTGTTATGATTCCGTTGTGCATTCTGATGAGTTCAGCAGATATGGAAAGCCCCAATCCGGATGAATGTTCGCCAGCCGTGGGGCGAGCAGATAATTTTTCAAACCGGCCGAATAATCGCTTCTGATCATCTTCAGAAAAGCCGGGTCCCTCATCCCTGATCCAAATCTGATATCCTGTTTCCACTCTGTTCAATCCAAGTTCAACCATTGAACCTGATGGTGAAAATTTGATGGCATTTGACAGAAGATTTTCCAGAACCAACTGAATTTTTGCCTCGTCAGCAAACACAGGTAATCTTGACCCGGCTGGCAGATGAAGCCGGACTGAAATCTGCTTCTTCTCTGCCATGATGTGGTTGGCTTCCGTTACAAACCGGAGTACATCGGGCAGATTAAACTCCGATTTGGTCAATTCCATCTTTCCATCCTCAATGGCAGTCAGATCCAGAAGGGAATTGATGGTTTGAACCATACGGATACTTGCCGACCGGATAAATTCTGCCCGTTGAATAACTGATTCAGGCTGATCGGATCTGGCAATGATCATTTCTGCTGTT
The nucleotide sequence above comes from Bacteroidota bacterium. Encoded proteins:
- the sprA gene encoding cell surface protein SprA, with protein sequence MFGLLAAATVLGLSSCIPQQEAAQRRLVPDWNDLPDRGRLYTADTSRSDTVPPPPVPVPADSIVTSRPDSMVAPTDSILARPDSVVVPRQKTWEEKLADSLQFTTDSTARIEQMTFRRPQSFVPDPAMDIRYNLFLSQPNSIQKKVEIDSSLSTVIIRETIGDLTLRGPIAMPYENYVNERFQSNIRSTWTTLTGTRVVTKKADAIEELFSKITNVDIYVPTGGSALFRTIFGPPRINIRVNGSIDVKAGWATRFNSINESTTGTGTTNDPVFDQQFQMNVQGTVGDKLQISADWSTQRTFEYENSLRVVYTGYEDEIIKKIEAGNVSLTTPSTYVSGSSALFGIKSTMQMGPLTWTFLVSQQKGKTEKRSITGGQQKKEINIPVWQYDYDRHFFLSRYYREFYEKAFVPTLPSLLQSDAPIIQYEVWKQKTTQGTPKEELEAVALLKLGENPGIKPGELVGLPGGDGPFTADQLTRLRNRTATPIDLGISNKEYAIGTFIKLQEGTDYEIDKETGILHIYTQIEQTAAIAIAYEVQIAGSNQTARIGDFAISAGQSGEQRNRLVLKLVRPQSLNNTNTEAWDLMLKNIYSLGSADFIEADLDLDLTVLESNQAQRSLPGSNNNLLDVLGLNVQGPNASPQKDDKFDFRPGITVRPRRGEIVFPFLEPFNSKPLIDEVNALSLPDDKKEDYLFSELYDTTQQAAKISDDKYYIKGSVKGSISDRYTLGAFNLVEGSVKVLSGGIPLVPNVDYEVDYQLGSLQIKNRAYLTPGSNISVEFESNDLFTLASKNFIGSRFDLDLTDDLKLGFSWLRYSEKPLTDKVRVGEEPKLNNIIGMDGRWSTEARWLTRALNVLPGVKTSQVSEFSISGEVAQIIPGHPDELNTTLDPDGVAYIDDFEGSKKAITAGLNYTSWSLSTVPDTSLVGWKNLPVTDFRKVDSTLTNYRAWLKYYNDYARRIPIQDIWPDRSVSSRDNSITPFVFDYQPKKRGPFNYSTRLDQTIYNTSGETWAGIQKAMPSYMTNLAAENIEFLEFWFQVTDNETSAIYTDTKGGFLNIDLGYISEDILPDGQLNTELGISQQRNSTASTWGRRPISTSASQFSENDDIGLDGLKNEEETTFYSAFRASLDAIGIDPAEKERILADISGDNYSFNQGSYDFTRINGSESNTSVQGSQDRTIPDSEDMNASTFLDQANDYYNYRVAIHPDSLKAGVGYVVSGNESSKWYQVRIPLTEFRKKVGTIENLGDIRYMRIWLGGFENPVYMQFATIDFVGNQWLITKNEKNQRDSVLSVAVINIEENPDKYNSPPGIQREKDRTRPDENIQLNEQSLEISAFRLEDGMERSIQRNIGGNTGMNITNYKRLKMFVHGPDENPTGSDTPVLFVDTTNYDAEVFIRFGSDSRSYYEVALPLHPDKRKGASGPATWSPENTFDIDLAALTALKTRKIAGRDSLIVRNPIGYPAGTRILLRGTPTLTQIKQINIGLRNPAGKGSALPLNFSIWVNELRVSGYREETGWAAKTALGVKLADIGTVNFSIERTDAEFRRVTESISNNKETRTSWSVGAQFGLEKFLNNNQDVTIPLSIRHSESVSEPKFLAGSDIQLSEAAKLDSNGARLIDRNRTVSVSNEISLNGIKKVKPSENPLLQATIDKITLDFSYSNDYSRSPQEDWRRSWDWRSRVDYSYRFAQDLYWEPFAPLEDLMGKDYFLLDDETIKTWAGTRIFLKPQSIGFGMSISRSRSQVKSRVKGKPDEPSLQFTANHSFNLAFPFTQDLTFSMSGNTASTLQDLLVDTENQERPESEIVGDLFSRMARLDLGRDLSYTQSIGLGYKIPVIRWANLTTSYSSQYSWRNPNASARGTSTNLGNSAGWATSFSLRSNIDLRSLLSSSDGPVKAGKEVKRDSLAAHEKLWSDIQSIGKMFLALDAIGINFSQQNSFTTNGLAGQSGFLNFYPFNADWWPDGFGFYKPNVIRGPGLAFQLGLSKDAGPRLRYLEGSSIKVNPTENFSQSNSLDWRTGFQPFENVKTELSWKVTWNYSQEAKLNASTFNTEQLTKKGGFTRSFISIFGDFKSIQKNIPTNKETGNYITGNNEMVAAFRDGLELFGLSEKITNVMGLGIFTIPGEWQDLIPLPNWTISVTGLEKFPLWSSFFRTVTMNHSYSGDYQTSYGIRQDAGKPYVNPNSPLDTLFVPRKEFQSPRVSERFAPLVGFTFAFNKPLTARLNFNMARNISLSTVNYQLNTQNTRELSGSLSYSQSGSTLLNFWPFNGNTLKNDIDLSMTGSYAVDETVIEPLTADQASAAPPSGTTRITIEPRVGYAISSRVNASAFWRYTNSKPISGSLSSPEISASEIGVNIHISIQ